GTAAATACCCTTTGGTGGAAGGATGGTTCCCTGATGGGAGAGTCCACGGATGGTCCCGGGTTCATAAGCTCGCTGGAGGAGGCGGGCGGGCTGCCGGACACGGCGCTGGTGCTCGGGGCTGGAGGTTCCGGAAGGGCCATCTGTTTCGCTCTGGCGGAACGTGCGGTGAGAATCATCCTGGCCAACAGAACGCCGGAGCGTGCCCGGAAACTGGCGGAGGAACTCGGGGACGCGCAGGTGCGGGTCATACCGATGGATGCGGAAGCTCTGCGGGGAGCCTGCCGCGAAGCGGATCTGGTGGTGAACTGCACTTCAGTGGGAATGTCGCCGAATATTGGGGTTAGCCCGCTTCCGCCGGACACACTTCGGGCAGGGCAGACCGTCTATGATCTGGTCTATAACCCGCTGGAGACGCGGTTGCTGGCGGATGCCAGGGCCGCAGGGGCTCGTGCCATCAATGGAGTCAGGATGCTGGTGCATCAGGGAGCATACTCCTTCCGGCTGTGGACGGGGGTGGAGCCGCCGCTGGACGTGATGGAAGCGGCGGTGATAGAGGGCCTTGAAAAGGGAGCGTAGGTTTGTTTCGGGGAGGTCCCGGTCCGGCTTCCCGCGGGGGCGTGGGACGGAACCCGTATGGTATAATCCTTCAGTTGCCGGGCTTGACGCCGGGACTTCGACAGCCGGCACTACGGACAGGCCGGTCTGAGAGGTAATGAGCATATTATGGTAATGACTCGCAAGGATCTTGGAGATATCCTTCTCTCCAAGGGGGCCATCACGGAGCAGCAGCTACAGCAGGCCCGTGAAGCTGCGCGAGCCACCCGGGGAGCGGACCTGGGCCGCATCCTTGTGGATCTGGAGATGGCC
The sequence above is drawn from the Armatimonadota bacterium genome and encodes:
- the aroE gene encoding shikimate dehydrogenase (NADP(+)) — translated: MSETALRLTGKTRVLAVFGCPVEHSLSPAMHNAAIRALGLDLVYVPFRVERDRLREAVAGVRALGFLGVNLTIPLKEQAVTLVDGLSPGAARVGSVNTLWWKDGSLMGESTDGPGFISSLEEAGGLPDTALVLGAGGSGRAICFALAERAVRIILANRTPERARKLAEELGDAQVRVIPMDAEALRGACREADLVVNCTSVGMSPNIGVSPLPPDTLRAGQTVYDLVYNPLETRLLADARAAGARAINGVRMLVHQGAYSFRLWTGVEPPLDVMEAAVIEGLEKGA